The proteins below come from a single Perca flavescens isolate YP-PL-M2 chromosome 8, PFLA_1.0, whole genome shotgun sequence genomic window:
- the lamb4 gene encoding LOW QUALITY PROTEIN: laminin subunit beta-4 (The sequence of the model RefSeq protein was modified relative to this genomic sequence to represent the inferred CDS: substituted 3 bases at 3 genomic stop codons), with amino-acid sequence MIFIFFTVFLPAALFHDPGDIRDLQDQCPDGSCDPQLGDLMVGRAAQLSASSTCGLDGPENYCIIGYLEEERKCFICDSRLPFNLYSNPNSHRIENIITTFDPERRMKWWQSENGVHEVSIQLDLETMFQFSHLVLNFKSFRPAAMLVERSKDFGRSWKVFRYFAEDCLLHFPSVSDQPADSVDDVVCDSRYSSSDPSTDGEVVLKALDPVFEIENLYAPHIQDLITLTNIRVNFTRLFTLGDTLLGRRRRNPQDKYYYALYNMVVRGSCFCHGHAGQCTHVDGGRGDVFTKTTMVQGRCVCQHNTAGDNCERCQDFHHDSPWRPGGENDANICRRCNCHGHSDSCHFDSARFKATGSVSGGICDDCRHDRTGPQCERCQPFLYQDPQRTTDDPHACIPCDCDPAGSQGGGLCDALSGHCVCKENVEGQRCDRCKHGFFNLRQDNPSGCQVCRCHVLGSVGSCDQLTGSCECDHLAIGPLCDRCLEGFWGLGNSVFRCSPCDCDVGGAYSTMCSPEDGQCQCLPNMVGRRCSDPAPAYFLPLLDYFLYEAELAAPLHGGSSPPSTPPSSSSSPLVRTEESMXXSERSETAVCLHVSVCSPLSNICVCVSVCVCVAVCVXVCLQVNPGVLPRCEKYFREQGYDFKFTNGRVILVRKTPRLTRRRRQQRGLPLEPGHALQIVPRQRTADRPVTWTGLGFVRVLEGAGLRFTVDNLPSSMDYQLVIRYEPESPSDWLASVSIIAVSLGDGRCSSDPTGSKTLILPGNSRGSILDSAVCLNAGGQYFVNVVFNKQPGSDASSSSHLLIDSMDLIPSIESVRDFCSQSDLDSFRHFRCIGLAAELGQPESLLGVCEGLIKSMSARIHNGAVLCRCNVVGSVGPSCSSQGGFCECKPNVIGHCCDTCAPLTFGFGPDGCKPCECDPRGLLSELCDQVRGQCVCRLEVTGQRCDRCLAGFWGFPFCRPCECNGLSEVCDEETGECLNCREQAIGPNCDRCVEGYYGNPVSRTPCQPCLCPDAQSSGRFFATSCQHDPQSLSVTCDCREGHTGPSCDRCIPGFYGDLSLPGAQCEECPCNNNISPDDRDPCNSLTGECLQCLHNTTGPRCQDCKPGYYGNALDQDCNECLCDRRGTEVTQCPLESPCFCDSRTGQCPCRTGVLSVLCDECEDGYWNLGRASGCQPCSCDPVNSFSNICNKVTGQCPCRPEFGGRQCDECGENHFGNPDLQCISCDCNLEGTERPSCDPETGECLCRVGITGIFCDQCAPGYDSAFPACAECHSCTGLWAESMTDVHRAAQRMKTFITSHGDDLRPRDGCQLQQMLEMKSKLDGLANLTRLSPPNLEKLEKLFAMIGKVKDGIDPNMILIDLSPLLNTDIDNIRLEFKTLLNNLKRKLIEDPDDEEEHIEELLDEIQKRHNAFMLDEKRVRNASRALEDSMDTRQEVKHKLSMCSSSGSGDLALLEKNVKELSVVNLNRKLCGGPGLDDCSGCGGALCGSLHLGNRKCGGPNCDGVVPVSQIASETAERAKDRLAMLPSSLQESHNKIKDAQRAAQDTKDRAKDLQDRINDSMVSLEREKNQTKQLIQRVKDYLMDEMVPPEDIEKMSQAVLAIQLPGTPDQIRSMIKDINNLLSNTINIQDDLRYLQETAETAQDLLQRARELKERTKNIDVTEISRDISGAEKAQDKANNDLDAASRDRDMTKDRIQDMKDKLDDVETKLMNRQPKNLQDEIEALKEKTEQNKEMARDAQEAADSALNQTTDTEPELEDVMKLFELLKQKTSNQTVQSEAGERLKNIVEEAEKMKKQVEDKLQQIQDLEQKIQKLIQNKEIKAAEVSMLLDTVDSLQREISKRAKGYITCTT; translated from the exons ATGATCTTCATCTTCTTCACCG TTTTTCTTCCAGCAGCTCTGTTTCACGACCCCGGGGACATCCGGGACCTTCAGGACCAGTGTCCCGACGGCTCATGTGACCCCCAGCTTGGTGACCTGATGGTGGGTCGAGCAGCTCAGCTGTCCGCTTCGTCTACCTGCGGTCTGGACGGACCAGAAAACTACTGCATCATCGGGTAcctggag GAGGAGAGAAAATGTTTCATATGTGACTCTCGGCTGCCGTTCAATCTCTATAGCAACCCCAACAGCCACCGCATCGAGAACATCATCACGACCTTCGACCCCGAGAGGAGAATGAAATGGTGGCAGTCTGAGAATG GAGTTCATGAGGTCAGCATTCAGCTGGATCTGGAGACCATGTTCCAGTTCAGTCATCTGGTCCTCAACTTCAAG AGTTTCCGTCCAGCGGCCATGTTGGTGGAGCGATCAAAGGATTTCGGAAGAAGCTGGAAAGTCTTTCGTTATTTTGCAGAAGACTGTTTgcttcatttcccttcagtgtCCGATCAGCCGGCCGACAGTGTCGATGATGTCGTCTGCGACAGCAGATACTCCAGCTCAGATCCGTCCACTGACGGAGAG GTGGTGCTGAAAGCTCTTGATCCTGTGTTTGAAATAGAAAACCTGTACGCACCACACATTCAAG ATCTGATCACCTTGACAAATATCCGCGTGAATTTCACTCGTCTGTTCACGTTGGGTGACACACTATTGGGGCGCAGACGCAGGAACCCTCAGGACAAATATTACTACGCTCTTTACAACATGGTGGTCCGAGGAAGCTGCTTCTGTCATGGACACGCTGGCCAATGTACGCATGTGGATGGAGGACGAGGGGATGTCTTTACCAAGACTACCATG GTTCAAGGTCGATGTGTTTGTCAGCACAATACAGCCGGCGATAACTGTGAGAGATGTCAGGACTTTCACCACGACTCCCCCTGGAGGCCTGGAGGAGAAAACGATGCCAACATCTGCAGGA GATGTAACTGTCACGGTCACTCAGACTCGTGTCACTTTGACTCCGCTCGTTTCAAAGCGACAGGCAGCGTGAGCGGCGGTATCTGTGATGACTGCCGTCATGACAGGACGGGGCCTCAGTGTGAACGATGTCAACCATTTCTGTATCAAGATCCACAGAGAACGACAGACGACCCACACGCCTGCATAC CATGTGACTGCGACCCAGCCGGTTCTCAGGGCGGTGGTCTGTGTGACGCTCTGAGCGGCCATTGCGTCTGTAAAGAAAACGTGGAGGGTCAACGTTGTGATCGCTGCAAACACGGCTTCTTCAATCTGAGACAGGACAATCCCTCCGGCTGTCAGG TGTGCAGGTGTCATGTTTTAGGAAGTGTCGGGTCTTGTGATCAGCTGACAGGAAGTTGTGAATGTGACCATTTGGCAATCGGACCGCTGTGTGATCGATGTCTG GAAGGTTTCTGGGGTTTGGGAAACTCTGTGTTCAGATGTTCGCCCTGCGACTGCGATGTTGGAGGAGCTTACAGCACCAT GTGTTCTCCGGAGGATGGACAGTGTCAGTGTTTACCCAACATGGTGGGTCGGCGCTGCTCCGACCCTGCCCCCGCCTACTTCCTGCCTCTGTTGGACTACTTCCTGTATGAGGCGGAGCTCGCTGCTCCGCTGCACGGAGGAAGCTCTCCTCCGTCTACTCCtccatcatcttcttcttctcctctggtGAGAACTGAAGAGTCAATGTGATGATCAGAGAGATCAGAGACAGCAGTGTGCctccatgtttctgtgtgttcacCTCTTAgtaacatctgtgtgtgtgtgtctgtgtgtgtctgtgtggctgtgtgtgtgtgagtctgtctcCAGGTCAACCCTGGTGTTTTGCCGCGGTGTGAGAAGTATTTCAGAGAGCAGGGTTATGACTTTAAGTTCACTAACGGACGAGTCATTCTGGTTCGAAAGACTCCAAGACTCACCCGCCGGAGGAGACAG CAGAGAGGCCTCCCTCTGGAACCTGGTCACGCCCTGCAGATCGTTCCCCGTCAGAGGACAGCTGATCGCCCCGTCACGTGGACCGGCCTGGGATTTGTCAGAGTGTtggagggggcggggcttaggtTCACTGTAGACAACCTCCCATCGTCTATGGATTACCAGCTCGTGATTCGTTATGAGCCAGAG TCTCCGTCTGATTGGCTGGCTTCAGTCAGCATCATTGCGGTGTCGCTGGGTGACGGCAGATGCAGCAGCGACccgacaggaagtaaaacactGATTCTTCCTGGAAACTCCAG AGGAAGTATTCTGGACTCTGCGGTGTGTCTGAACGCAGGCGGTCAGTACTTTGTGAACGTCGTCTTCAACAAACAGCCGGGATCGGACGCCTCGTCCAGCTCACACCTCCTGATCGACTCG ATGGATCTGATTCCCAGTATCGAGTCTGTCCGTGACTTCTGCTCCCAGAGTGACCTTGACTCTTTCCGACACTTTCGCTGCATTGGATTGGCTGCCGAGCTCGGCCAGCCAGAGTCGCTATTGGGAGTCTGCGAGGGACTCATCAAGAGCATGTCGGCACGAATCCACAACGGAGCTGTTC TTTGCAGGTGTAACGTCGTTGGCTCTGTCGGACCATCTTGCAGTAGCCAGGGAGGATTCTGTGAATGTAAACCCAATGTGATTGGACATTGCTGTGATACTTGTGCACCACTGACGTTTGGTTTCGGACCTGACGGCTGCAAAC CATGTGAGTGTGACCCTCGAGGTTTGCTGTCGGAGCTTTGTGAtcaggtcagaggtcagtgtgtgtgtcgttTAGAGGTAACGGGTCAACGTTGTGATCGCTGTCTGGCGGGGTTCTGGGGTTTCCCTTTCTGTCGACCCTGTGAATGTAACGGACTGTCGGAGGTGTGTGATGAAGAAACCGGAGAGTGTCTGAACTGCAGGGAGCAAGCCATTGGACCAAACTGTGACAG GTGTGTGGAGGGTTACTATGGTAACCCTGTATCCAGAACGCCCTGTCAGCCCTGCCTGTGTCCGGACGCTCAGAGCAGCGGACGTTTCTTCGCCACCTCTTGCCAACACGACCCACAATCCCTCAGTGTTACCTGTGACTGCCGGGAGGGGCACACAG GTCCAAGCTGCGACAGATGCATCCCTGGTTTCTATGGTGACTTGTCGTTGCCTGGCGCCCAGTGTGAGGAGTGTCcctgcaacaacaacatcagccCAGACGACCGTGACCCCTGCAACAGCCTGACGGGCGAATGTCTGCAATGCCTTCACAACACGACGGGACCCCGCTGCCAAGACTGCAAACCTGGTTACTACGGCAACGCCCTGGACCAGGACTGCAACG aatgcctttGTGACCGGCGGGGGACGGAGGTGACTCAGTGTCCTCTGGAGAGTCCCTGCTTCTGTGATTCCAGGACGGGACAGTGTCCCTGCAGGACGGGGGTGCTTAGCGTCCTCTGTGATGAGTGTGAGGACGGATACTGGAACCTGGGCAGAGCCTCAGGGTGTCAACCCTGCAGCTGTGATCCTGTTAACTCTTTCTCCAACATCTGCAACAAG GTGACGGGACAGTGTCCGTGTCGTCCTGAGTTTGGAGGAAGACAGTGTGACGAATGTGGAGAAAATCATTTTGGGAATCCAGACCTGCAGTGTATCT CTTGTGACTGTAACCTGGAGGGAACCGAGCGTCCGTCATGTGACCCTGAAACCGGCGAGTGTCTCTGTCGGGTCGGCATCACCGGTATCTTCTGTGATCAGTGCGCCCCTGGCTATGACTCAGCATTCCCGGCCTGTGCGGAGTGCCACTCGTGCACCGGCCTCTGGGCTGAAAGCATGACCGATGTCCATCGAGCCGCCCAGAGGATGAAAACCTTCATCACTAGCCATGGCGATGACCTGCGGCCCAGAGACGGTTGCCAACTGCAACAGATGCTGGAGATGAAGTCCAAGCTGGACGGCCTCGCCAACTTGACGAGACTCTCGCCACCAAATCTGGAGAAGCTGGAGAAACTGTTTGCAATGATCGG GAAGGTGAAAGACGGCATCGACCCGAACATGATTCTGATTgacctgtctcctctcctcaaCACGGACATCGACAACATTCGTCTGGAGTTCAAGACCCTGCTGAATAACCTGAAGAGGAAACTCATCGAAGATCCGGACGATGAAGAGGAACACATTGAGG AGCTGCTGGATGAGATCCAGAAGCGTCACAACGCCTTCATGTTGGACGAGAAGAGAGTGAGAAACGCTAGCAGAGCTCTGGAGGACTCCATGGACACCAGACAGGAAGTTAAACACAAACTGAGCAtgtgcagcagcagcggcagcgGAGACCTTGCGCTGCTGGAGAAGAATGTCAAAGAGCTCAGCGTGGTCAACCTCAATCGAAAG CTCTGCGGAGGACCAGGTCTGGATGACTGTTCAGGCTGTGGTGGAGCGCTGTGTGGATCTCTGCATCTGGGAAACAGGAAATGTGGAGGTCCAAACTGTGACGGAGTGGTTCCTGTGAGTCAGATAGCTtcagagacagcagagagagcaAAGGATCGACTGGCCATGCTCCCGTCCAGTTTGCAGGAGTCCCATAACAAG ATCAAAGATGCCCAGCGGGCAGCTCAGGACACGAAAGACCGGGCCAAAGACCTCCAGGACCGGATCAATGACAGCATGGTCTccctggagagagagaagaatcaAACCAAGCAGCTGATCCAGCGAGTCAAAGACTACCTGATGG ATGAGATGGTTCCTCCGGAGGACATTGAGAAAATGTCCCAAGCTGTTCTGGCCATCCAGTTGCCAGGAACACCAGATCAGATCCGATCAATGATCAAAGACATCAATAATCTGCTGTCCAACACCATCAACATCCAAGACGACCTGAGGTACCTGCAGGAGACTGCCGAGACCGCCCAAGACCTGCTGCAGAGAGCTCGGGAACTCAA GGAGCGGACAAAGAACATTGATGTGACTGAGATCAGCAGAGACATTTCTGGAGCAGAGAAAGCTCAGGACAAAGCCAACAACGACCTGGACGCAGCCAGCCGAGACAGAGACATGACCAAAGACCGCATCCAAGAT ATGAAAGACAAACTGGACGACGTCGAGACAAAGTTGATGAATCGTCAACCTAAAAATCTGCAGGATGAGATTGAAGCCCTGAAGGAGAAAACTGAACAGAACAAAGAGATGGCCAGAGACGCCCAAGAGGCTGCAGACTCTGCTTTAAACCAGACTACCGACACAGAACCA GAGCTGGAGGACGTGATGAAGCTATTTGAGCTTTTAAAGCAGAAAACCTCCAACCAGACGGTTCAGAGTGAAGCCGGAGAACGTCTGAAGAACATTGTGGAGGAGGCGGAGAAGATGAAGAAACAGGTGGAGGACAAACTGCAACAGATACAAG atctgGAGCAGAAGATCCAGAAGCTGATCCAGAACAAAGAGATCAAAGCGGCTGAAGTCTCCATGTTGTTAGACACGGTAGATTCACTTCAACGGGAAATCTCCAAACGGGCCAAAGGATACATCACCTGTACCACCTAG